One part of the Xylanimonas allomyrinae genome encodes these proteins:
- a CDS encoding ABC transporter ATP-binding protein, producing MSASSHAPVPGAGPLLSLRSVTKQFEVRTSRRWLTAPSVLTAVDGVDLDLARGETFGLVGESGSGKSTLGRLAVRLAEPTRGSITFDGRDISHLHGAGLRTVRRRMQVVFQDPLGSLDPRMRVGEIVGEPLRVFEGLRGATLDDRVAELLRSVGLDPARARARPRALSGGQRQRVGIARAVALGPELILADEPVSALDVSVQAQIVNLLAELRETLGLTYLFIAHGLPVVRQLAQRVGVMYLGRIVESAPVDELFANPRHPYTQALLAASPVPDPGRRRERAVLQGEPPSPLRVPSGCRFRTRCPVAMAICAAEEPPVAQVGLGHQAQCHRAEAGT from the coding sequence ATGAGTGCCTCGAGCCACGCGCCGGTGCCGGGCGCTGGCCCGCTGCTGTCGTTGAGGTCGGTGACCAAGCAGTTCGAGGTGCGTACCTCCCGTCGCTGGCTCACCGCTCCGTCGGTGCTCACCGCCGTCGACGGCGTCGACCTCGACCTGGCGCGCGGTGAGACGTTCGGCCTGGTCGGCGAGTCAGGGTCGGGCAAGTCGACGCTCGGGCGGCTGGCCGTCCGCCTCGCAGAGCCGACGCGCGGCTCGATCACGTTCGACGGCCGGGACATCAGCCATCTGCACGGTGCCGGGCTGCGCACGGTCCGGCGGCGGATGCAGGTGGTCTTCCAGGACCCGCTCGGGTCTCTGGACCCACGCATGCGGGTGGGGGAGATCGTCGGCGAGCCGCTGCGCGTCTTCGAGGGACTGCGAGGGGCGACCCTGGACGACAGGGTGGCCGAGCTCCTCCGCTCGGTCGGCCTGGACCCCGCGCGGGCGCGGGCGCGGCCGCGGGCGCTGTCCGGTGGGCAGCGTCAGCGCGTCGGGATCGCCCGGGCGGTCGCGCTAGGGCCTGAGCTCATCCTGGCCGACGAGCCAGTCTCGGCCCTCGACGTGTCGGTGCAGGCCCAGATCGTCAATCTGCTCGCCGAGCTGCGCGAGACCCTCGGCCTGACCTACCTGTTCATCGCGCACGGACTGCCCGTCGTACGCCAGCTCGCCCAGCGTGTGGGCGTGATGTACCTGGGAAGGATCGTCGAGTCGGCGCCGGTCGACGAGCTGTTCGCCAACCCTCGCCATCCGTACACGCAGGCGCTCCTGGCGGCGTCGCCCGTCCCGGATCCGGGACGGCGCCGCGAGCGCGCCGTGCTTCAGGGCGAGCCGCCGTCGCCGCTGCGTGTCCCGAGCGGTTGCCGCTTCCGGACCCGCTGCCCGGTGGCCATGGCCATCTGCGCCGCCGAGGAGCCGCCAGTGGCGCAGGTCGGGCTGGGCCACCAGGCACAGTGCCATCGCGCCGAGGCGGGGACGTGA
- a CDS encoding ABC transporter permease, with product MFFTYLRRELRHRRKQTVVVTTGLGVAIALVMVVSSVSAGVRDAQGSVLDAVYGVGTDITVAQTAQPGAARLGPRFEFKQDDGTTSADGGSTQLSQSHLMVRPGTTAYDAAAQGTVAGLDHVSGVAATLTLQNIEFSGDLPQPGQAPEGDPPADGQPHVRVFGGGDFGIDQTTVTGVDPSGDAVGPLTTVTVTDGRGLQATDADAQVAVVDAQYADQQSLAVGDTVDIGGSTLKIVGIVGSTSGDGVATASDVYIPLGLAQSLSDSAGKITNLYVSVDSASHVDSVADAISAALPDASVSTQSDLAGDVTGSLATASSLVSKLGTALSIVVLVAAFGLAVLFTVSGVNRRTRELGTLKAIGWSRRRVVGQVAGEAVTQGVLGGVVGIVLGGIAVLAINLAGITLTGSNGSGFSFGGPGARVADAVGDAARAGGPFGGAAQALHGGASNAVDVVLHAPVSVWIVLAAVGLAVLGGLLAGTVGGRRAARLRPAEALRSLA from the coding sequence ATGTTCTTCACCTATCTCCGCCGCGAGCTGCGGCACCGGCGCAAGCAGACCGTCGTCGTGACCACCGGGCTGGGCGTCGCGATCGCCCTCGTCATGGTCGTCTCGTCCGTCTCCGCGGGCGTCCGCGACGCCCAGGGGTCGGTGCTCGACGCCGTCTACGGCGTCGGCACCGACATCACCGTCGCCCAGACCGCCCAGCCCGGCGCGGCGCGGCTGGGCCCCCGCTTCGAGTTCAAACAGGACGACGGCACGACGTCCGCCGACGGCGGCTCCACCCAGCTCTCGCAGTCGCACCTCATGGTGCGTCCCGGCACGACGGCGTACGACGCCGCCGCACAGGGGACCGTCGCCGGCCTCGACCACGTCTCGGGTGTCGCCGCGACGCTCACGCTCCAGAACATCGAGTTCTCGGGCGACCTGCCCCAGCCCGGCCAGGCGCCGGAGGGCGACCCGCCGGCCGACGGGCAGCCCCACGTCCGCGTGTTCGGCGGCGGCGACTTCGGGATCGACCAGACGACCGTGACCGGAGTCGACCCGTCGGGTGACGCCGTCGGACCGCTCACCACCGTCACCGTGACCGACGGGCGCGGCCTGCAGGCCACCGACGCCGACGCCCAGGTCGCCGTCGTCGACGCCCAGTACGCCGACCAGCAGAGCCTCGCCGTCGGCGACACCGTCGACATCGGCGGCAGCACGCTCAAGATCGTCGGCATCGTCGGATCGACCAGCGGAGACGGCGTCGCCACGGCCTCCGACGTGTACATCCCGCTCGGCCTCGCGCAGTCGCTGTCCGACTCGGCAGGCAAGATCACCAACCTCTACGTCTCGGTCGACTCGGCGTCGCACGTCGACTCCGTCGCCGACGCCATCTCGGCAGCGCTGCCCGACGCGTCCGTCAGCACGCAGTCCGACCTGGCGGGCGACGTCACCGGGTCGCTGGCCACCGCATCCTCGCTCGTGTCCAAGCTCGGCACGGCCCTGTCGATCGTGGTGCTCGTCGCCGCGTTCGGGCTCGCGGTGCTGTTCACCGTCTCGGGCGTCAACCGCCGCACCCGCGAGCTCGGCACGCTCAAGGCGATCGGCTGGTCACGGCGGCGCGTCGTCGGGCAGGTCGCGGGCGAGGCCGTCACGCAGGGCGTGCTCGGCGGCGTCGTCGGCATCGTGCTGGGCGGGATCGCCGTGCTCGCGATCAACCTCGCCGGGATCACGCTCACCGGGTCCAACGGCTCCGGCTTCTCGTTCGGCGGGCCGGGCGCACGCGTCGCCGACGCCGTCGGCGACGCCGCACGGGCCGGCGGCCCGTTCGGTGGTGCGGCGCAGGCCCTGCACGGCGGGGCGAGCAACGCCGTCGACGTCGTGCTCCACGCACCCGTCTCGGTGTGGATCGTGCTCGCCGCCGTCGGGCTCGCGGTGCTCGGCGGGCTCCTGGCGGGCACCGTCGGCGGCCGCCGCGCCGCCCGCCTGCGCCCCGCCGAAGCGCTCCGCTCGCTCGCCTGA
- a CDS encoding ABC transporter ATP-binding protein, with translation MYQLEKVSRVYQQGKRVVHALRDVDLTIADGELVAVQGPTGGGKSTLLQMLGGLDRPTSGSVRLGADGATPDDLATLGDKALTAVRADRIGFVFQNFNLIPTLTAQENVETALVPADVGAPARAERARAALASVGLADRADHLPGELSGGQQQRVAIARALVKEPSVLLADEPTGNLDEGTRDEIVELLEGLWQDKGLTVVLVTHDSTVARRAKRRLHIADGQVTQLA, from the coding sequence ATGTACCAGCTCGAGAAGGTCTCCCGCGTCTACCAGCAGGGCAAGCGCGTCGTCCACGCGCTGCGCGACGTCGACCTCACCATCGCCGACGGCGAGCTCGTCGCCGTCCAGGGCCCCACCGGAGGCGGCAAGTCCACGCTGCTGCAGATGCTCGGCGGGCTCGACCGCCCGACGTCGGGCAGCGTGCGCCTCGGGGCGGACGGCGCGACGCCCGACGACCTGGCCACGCTCGGCGACAAGGCGCTGACCGCGGTGCGCGCCGATCGCATCGGGTTCGTGTTCCAGAACTTCAACCTCATCCCCACGCTGACCGCGCAGGAGAACGTCGAGACGGCGCTCGTGCCCGCCGACGTCGGTGCCCCCGCGCGTGCCGAGCGCGCCCGGGCGGCGCTCGCGTCGGTCGGGCTCGCCGACCGGGCCGACCACCTGCCCGGCGAGCTGTCGGGCGGGCAGCAGCAGCGCGTGGCGATCGCACGCGCGCTCGTCAAGGAGCCCAGCGTGCTCCTGGCGGACGAGCCCACGGGCAACCTCGACGAGGGCACCCGCGACGAGATCGTCGAGCTGCTGGAAGGCCTGTGGCAGGACAAGGGCCTGACGGTCGTGCTGGTCACGCACGACTCGACGGTCGCCCGGCGCGCGAAGCGCCGCCTGCACATCGCCGACGGCCAGGTCACCCAGCTCGCCTGA
- a CDS encoding MalY/PatB family protein: MPLAPELDAITVAALREVGSVKWTAYPGKLGAYIAEMDYGTAPAVRQALHTTIDTGRLGYLPLRLVERMAEAYARWSAERYGWSVAPERVRPLADVLAGMAAVIEHFSRPGSPVVVPTPAYMPFLTLPGTLGREVIQLPMLEADGRHVYDLDALDGAFARGAGLLVLCNPHNPVGRVLERAELEAVSQVVDRHGARVFVDEIHAPLVYPGHAHVPYASVSDAAARHSVTATSAAKAWNIPGLKCAQLVLSNDEDAQTWAEVGTFAEHGASTPGVIASTAAYAAGGPWLDEVIQYLDGNRTLLADLLADTLPGVGYRMPEGTYLAWLDCRRLDLGGAPGEFFLREADIATVEGTSCGTAGEGFVRLNFAMPRPVLEQAVSQMAAAVARCR; this comes from the coding sequence ATGCCGCTCGCACCCGAGCTCGACGCCATCACGGTCGCCGCGCTGCGCGAGGTCGGCAGCGTCAAGTGGACCGCATATCCGGGCAAGCTCGGCGCGTACATCGCCGAGATGGACTACGGGACCGCGCCCGCCGTGCGCCAGGCCCTGCACACCACCATCGACACGGGCCGGCTCGGCTACCTGCCGCTCCGGCTCGTCGAGCGCATGGCTGAGGCGTACGCCCGATGGTCGGCCGAACGGTACGGCTGGAGCGTGGCACCGGAGCGCGTGCGCCCGCTGGCCGACGTCCTGGCGGGGATGGCCGCCGTGATCGAGCACTTCTCACGCCCCGGCTCACCCGTCGTCGTGCCCACACCCGCCTACATGCCGTTCCTCACGCTCCCCGGCACGCTCGGGCGCGAGGTGATCCAGCTCCCGATGCTGGAGGCCGACGGCCGGCACGTGTACGACCTCGACGCGCTCGACGGCGCCTTCGCCCGAGGCGCCGGCCTGCTGGTGCTGTGCAACCCGCACAACCCCGTCGGCCGGGTGCTCGAGCGAGCCGAGCTCGAAGCGGTGAGCCAGGTCGTCGACCGGCACGGCGCGCGGGTGTTCGTCGACGAGATCCACGCTCCCCTGGTCTACCCCGGCCACGCGCACGTACCGTACGCGTCGGTCAGCGACGCGGCCGCCCGCCACAGCGTCACCGCCACGTCGGCGGCGAAGGCCTGGAACATCCCCGGCCTGAAGTGCGCCCAGCTCGTGCTCTCCAACGACGAGGACGCGCAGACCTGGGCGGAGGTCGGGACCTTCGCCGAGCACGGCGCGTCGACGCCCGGAGTCATCGCCAGCACGGCCGCCTACGCCGCCGGCGGCCCGTGGCTCGACGAGGTCATCCAGTACCTCGACGGGAACCGCACGCTCCTCGCCGACCTCCTGGCCGACACGCTGCCCGGCGTCGGCTACCGCATGCCCGAAGGCACCTACCTGGCGTGGCTGGACTGCCGCCGCCTGGACCTGGGCGGCGCCCCCGGTGAGTTCTTCCTCCGGGAGGCCGACATCGCCACGGTGGAGGGCACGTCCTGCGGCACCGCCGGCGAGGGGTTCGTCCGCCTCAACTTCGCCATGCCTCGTCCCGTGCTCGAGCAGGCGGTGAGCCAGATGGCCGCCGCCGTCGCCCGATGTCGATGA
- a CDS encoding septum formation initiator family protein, producing MPPRRPPSSPRPGSRSSARTGARGGAAGHDAGRAGSPRAAQPRTTTGRGAAARPAAPRPRVTANGSVPASARGTGARAILNRPGGPDRDARRRAHNGLVLPEVLTVRLLVLAVVLLIAAVLLVPTIHAAVQQSMELHQLRSQVAGTQAEADHLKQELDRWEDPAYVEGQARDKLHFVMPGDHVWRTIGGDAVVDDVDPATGKPVDAGVVGLATGGGIPWYASLWDSVRVADGPAPSDTPPPASDDGTPDDTGAEAPSETIGE from the coding sequence GTGCCTCCGCGTCGCCCGCCTTCGTCCCCCCGCCCGGGCTCGCGTTCGAGTGCGCGCACGGGTGCGCGCGGCGGTGCCGCGGGCCACGACGCGGGGCGTGCGGGATCGCCGCGCGCCGCGCAGCCGCGCACGACGACGGGCCGCGGCGCGGCGGCCCGCCCGGCCGCGCCGCGACCGCGCGTGACCGCCAACGGCTCGGTGCCGGCGTCGGCCCGGGGGACCGGGGCGCGTGCGATCCTCAACCGGCCCGGCGGACCGGACCGCGACGCCCGGCGCCGCGCCCACAACGGCCTGGTGCTGCCCGAGGTGCTGACGGTCCGGCTCCTGGTGCTGGCGGTCGTGCTGCTCATCGCCGCCGTGCTGCTGGTGCCCACGATCCACGCGGCCGTCCAGCAGTCGATGGAGCTGCACCAGCTCCGGTCACAGGTCGCCGGCACGCAGGCCGAGGCCGACCACCTCAAGCAGGAGCTCGACCGGTGGGAGGACCCCGCATACGTCGAGGGTCAGGCGCGCGACAAGCTGCACTTCGTCATGCCGGGCGACCACGTGTGGCGCACGATCGGCGGCGACGCGGTGGTCGACGACGTCGACCCCGCGACCGGCAAGCCCGTCGACGCCGGTGTCGTCGGCCTGGCGACCGGCGGCGGCATCCCCTGGTACGCCTCGCTGTGGGACTCCGTGCGGGTCGCGGACGGCCCCGCGCCGTCGGACACCCCGCCCCCCGCCTCCGACGACGGCACCCCGGACGACACCGGCGCCGAAGCGCCGTCTGAGACAATCGGCGAGTGA
- a CDS encoding helix-turn-helix transcriptional regulator: MAVQGDVTNRRPGEPATDVLLKQAAENRFSTMVGYRTRLPDGRYMRSTTTIVHTADGTPAAALCINADLTVWDAVARIASSMTGSPDPIGTVTARPPVQPAPHDDAGEVFAHDVDELATHLIDQSIRAQGVPVELMRKEHKLAVVRDLKGRGLLLLRDAVEMIADALRVSRFTIYNYLNELAADADTTSPPAHRKKEE, from the coding sequence GTGGCCGTCCAGGGCGACGTCACCAACCGTCGCCCCGGCGAGCCCGCCACCGACGTCCTGCTCAAGCAGGCCGCGGAGAACCGCTTCTCGACGATGGTCGGCTACCGCACGCGCCTGCCGGACGGGAGGTACATGCGCTCGACGACGACGATCGTGCACACCGCGGACGGCACCCCCGCAGCCGCACTGTGCATCAACGCCGACCTGACCGTGTGGGACGCCGTCGCACGCATCGCGTCCTCCATGACCGGGTCCCCCGACCCGATCGGCACCGTCACCGCGCGGCCGCCGGTCCAGCCCGCGCCGCACGACGACGCCGGGGAGGTCTTCGCCCACGACGTGGACGAGCTGGCCACCCACCTGATCGACCAGTCGATCCGTGCCCAGGGCGTGCCCGTCGAGCTGATGCGCAAGGAGCACAAGCTCGCGGTGGTCCGCGACCTCAAGGGCCGCGGCCTGCTGCTGCTGCGTGACGCCGTCGAGATGATCGCCGACGCGCTGCGCGTCTCGCGGTTCACGATCTACAACTACCTCAACGAGCTCGCCGCCGACGCCGACACCACCTCACCGCCCGCACACCGGAAGAAGGAGGAGTGA
- the eno gene encoding phosphopyruvate hydratase → MASIEAVGAREILDSRGNPTVEVEVVLDDGTFARAGVPSGASTGAFEAVELRDGDKSRYLGKGVEQAVNHVIDDIAPELIGYDAEEQRLIDQTLIDLDGTPNKGKLGANAILGVSLAVAKAAAKSAGLDLFRYVGGPNAHVLPVPMMNILNGGSHADSTVDFQEFMIAPIGAGTFKEALRSGAEVYHALKSVLKSKGFATGLGDEGGFAPDLPSNGAALDLIVEAIGKAGFTPGTDIAIAMDVAATEFFKDGAYRFKNGEVHSTEDMIALYADMVANYPIVSIEDPLSEDEWAAWTAFVTEVGDKVQVVGDDLFVTNPERLARGIAEKSANSLLVKLNQIGTLTETLDAVTLAQRNGFTTMTSHRSGETEDTTIADLSVATNAGQIKTGAPARGERINKYNQLLRIEEALDEAGVYAGRSAFPRFKG, encoded by the coding sequence GTGGCTAGCATCGAAGCCGTTGGCGCCCGCGAGATTCTTGACTCGCGCGGCAACCCCACCGTTGAGGTCGAGGTCGTCCTCGACGACGGCACGTTCGCGCGCGCCGGCGTCCCGTCGGGCGCCTCGACGGGCGCCTTCGAGGCCGTCGAGCTGCGTGACGGCGACAAGAGCCGCTACCTGGGCAAGGGCGTGGAGCAGGCCGTCAACCATGTCATCGACGACATCGCGCCCGAGCTCATCGGCTACGACGCCGAGGAGCAGCGCCTGATCGACCAGACGCTGATCGACCTCGACGGCACCCCCAACAAGGGCAAGCTGGGCGCCAACGCCATCCTCGGCGTGTCGCTCGCCGTCGCCAAGGCTGCCGCCAAGTCGGCCGGCCTGGACCTGTTCCGCTACGTCGGTGGCCCCAACGCCCACGTGCTGCCGGTCCCGATGATGAACATCCTCAACGGTGGCTCGCACGCCGACTCGACCGTGGACTTCCAGGAGTTCATGATCGCCCCGATCGGTGCGGGCACCTTCAAGGAGGCCCTGCGCTCGGGCGCCGAGGTCTACCACGCCCTCAAGTCGGTGCTGAAGTCCAAGGGCTTCGCGACCGGTCTGGGTGACGAGGGTGGCTTCGCCCCCGACCTGCCCTCGAACGGCGCCGCGCTCGACCTCATCGTCGAGGCCATCGGCAAGGCCGGCTTCACGCCGGGCACCGACATCGCCATCGCCATGGACGTGGCCGCGACCGAGTTCTTCAAGGACGGCGCGTACCGCTTCAAGAACGGCGAGGTCCACTCGACCGAGGACATGATCGCGCTCTACGCGGACATGGTCGCCAACTACCCGATCGTCTCGATCGAGGACCCGCTGTCCGAGGACGAGTGGGCTGCCTGGACGGCGTTCGTCACCGAGGTCGGCGACAAGGTCCAGGTCGTCGGCGACGACCTGTTCGTCACCAACCCGGAGCGCCTCGCCCGCGGCATCGCCGAGAAGTCGGCCAACTCGCTGCTGGTCAAGCTCAACCAGATCGGCACGCTGACCGAGACGCTCGACGCCGTGACCCTGGCCCAGCGCAACGGCTTCACCACCATGACGTCGCACCGCTCGGGCGAGACCGAGGACACGACGATCGCCGACCTGTCGGTCGCCACCAACGCCGGCCAGATCAAGACCGGCGCCCCGGCCCGCGGCGAGCGCATCAACAAGTACAACCAGCTCCTGCGCATCGAGGAGGCCCTCGACGAGGCCGGTGTCTACGCCGGTCGCAGCGCCTTCCCGCGCTTCAAGGGCTGA
- a CDS encoding class I SAM-dependent methyltransferase, producing MNHSAAHHGDHPLPDEQLAHNVRVGAERSDMIAAAVRSRLDDPSTLTVLDYGCGPGHVGLRLAGAFARVVLADVDAQALDLARAAATGDPSVEVRELDLTRGVPEGLRADVVVSSMSWHHIRDLDAVADALVRVAPGGRLFVADLDADGGAYHRDVDGFDGHDGFDRPALAARLARRGYSDVVVEDLWCGARYTRSGLAPLSVFLLTARIPEV from the coding sequence ATGAACCACTCCGCGGCGCACCACGGCGACCACCCGCTCCCGGACGAGCAGCTCGCCCACAACGTTCGCGTCGGCGCAGAGCGGTCCGACATGATCGCCGCGGCCGTGCGCTCGCGCCTGGACGATCCCAGCACCCTCACGGTGCTCGACTACGGCTGCGGCCCCGGCCACGTCGGCCTGCGGCTGGCGGGCGCGTTCGCGCGCGTCGTCCTCGCCGACGTCGACGCGCAGGCGCTCGACCTGGCGCGCGCCGCGGCGACCGGGGACCCTTCCGTCGAGGTGCGCGAGCTCGACCTGACGCGCGGCGTGCCGGAGGGCCTGCGCGCCGACGTCGTCGTCTCCAGCATGTCCTGGCACCACATCCGCGACCTCGACGCGGTCGCCGACGCCCTGGTGCGGGTCGCGCCGGGCGGGCGCCTGTTCGTCGCCGACCTCGACGCCGACGGTGGCGCGTACCACCGTGACGTGGACGGCTTCGACGGGCACGACGGGTTCGACCGGCCGGCGCTCGCGGCGCGGCTTGCCCGGCGTGGGTACTCCGACGTCGTCGTCGAGGACCTGTGGTGCGGTGCGCGGTACACGCGCTCGGGCCTGGCTCCGCTGAGTGTGTTCCTGCTGACGGCACGGATCCCGGAGGTGTAG
- a CDS encoding DUF501 domain-containing protein — protein sequence MSTGPVLPVPASPDDVTPADLEVLAEQLGREPRGVAGIAARCVCGRPLVARTLPRLPDGTPFPTTYYLTHPGAVAAASTLEANGVMKEMTQRLSEDAELAAAYRRAHESYLADREELGHVEEIDGISAGGMPARVKCLHVLMAHALARPGVNPLGDEALTLAAGTWRRDRCTC from the coding sequence GTGAGCACCGGCCCCGTCCTCCCCGTCCCTGCGAGTCCCGACGACGTCACGCCCGCCGACCTCGAGGTGCTCGCCGAGCAGCTCGGGCGCGAGCCACGCGGCGTCGCCGGCATCGCCGCACGCTGCGTGTGCGGGCGCCCGCTCGTGGCCCGCACGCTGCCCCGCCTGCCCGACGGCACGCCGTTCCCGACGACGTACTACCTCACGCACCCCGGTGCGGTGGCCGCGGCGTCGACCCTCGAGGCCAACGGGGTGATGAAGGAGATGACGCAGCGCCTGAGCGAGGACGCCGAGCTGGCGGCCGCGTACCGGCGCGCTCACGAGTCCTACCTCGCCGACCGCGAGGAGCTGGGGCACGTCGAGGAGATCGACGGCATCTCGGCCGGCGGCATGCCCGCGCGCGTCAAGTGCCTGCACGTGCTGATGGCTCACGCACTCGCCCGCCCGGGAGTCAACCCGCTGGGCGACGAGGCGCTCACGCTCGCGGCCGGTACGTGGCGGCGCGACCGGTGCACGTGTTGA
- a CDS encoding Ppx/GppA phosphatase family protein, producing the protein MIRPFPSDALTAASRSRRVAALDCGTNSLRLLVADVAADGTLSEVERRTTIVRLGQGVDRTGELAPDALERTFAVTREYAQVVAATGAQDVRFVATSATRDARNRDVFFAGIRDAIGVEAEVISGDEEAQLSFRGATGAVSATHPGPYLVVDLGGGSTELVLGERAPEAAVSMDVGSVRLTERHLHSDPPTPAEVAAARADVHAALDAAAAVVPLGRTTTLVGLAGSVTSLTAYALGLRVYDRDAVDGTVLSVDDVLGACDRMLAMSRAERLALGFLQPGRADVLGAGAIVWAEVVRRVRDDVAAAGGALTHAVTSEHDILDGIARSMR; encoded by the coding sequence GTGATTCGCCCCTTCCCGTCCGATGCCCTCACCGCAGCCTCGCGATCGCGCCGCGTCGCGGCCCTGGACTGCGGCACCAACTCGCTGCGCCTGCTCGTGGCCGACGTCGCCGCCGACGGCACGCTGAGCGAGGTCGAGCGCCGCACGACGATCGTGCGGCTCGGGCAGGGCGTCGACCGCACCGGCGAGCTCGCACCCGACGCGCTCGAGCGCACGTTCGCCGTGACGCGCGAGTACGCGCAGGTCGTCGCGGCCACGGGGGCGCAGGACGTGCGATTCGTGGCGACGTCGGCCACGCGCGACGCGCGCAACCGCGACGTGTTCTTCGCGGGGATCCGCGACGCCATCGGCGTCGAGGCCGAGGTGATCTCGGGCGACGAGGAGGCCCAGCTCTCGTTCCGGGGGGCGACGGGCGCCGTGAGTGCCACGCACCCCGGCCCATACCTTGTGGTCGACCTGGGCGGTGGCTCGACCGAGCTCGTGCTGGGGGAGCGCGCCCCTGAGGCCGCCGTGTCGATGGACGTCGGCTCCGTGCGGCTCACCGAACGCCACCTGCACTCCGACCCGCCGACCCCCGCTGAGGTCGCCGCTGCCCGCGCCGACGTGCACGCGGCCCTCGACGCCGCAGCCGCCGTCGTCCCGCTCGGCCGCACGACGACGCTCGTCGGGCTGGCCGGGTCGGTCACGTCCCTCACGGCGTACGCGCTCGGGCTTCGCGTCTACGACCGCGACGCCGTCGACGGCACCGTGCTCTCGGTCGACGACGTCCTCGGCGCGTGCGACCGGATGCTCGCCATGTCGCGCGCCGAGCGCCTTGCTCTCGGGTTCCTTCAGCCGGGTCGCGCCGACGTGCTGGGGGCGGGCGCGATCGTCTGGGCCGAGGTCGTGCGGCGCGTGCGCGACGACGTCGCCGCGGCGGGCGGGGCGCTGACGCATGCTGTGACGAGCGAGCACGACATCCTCGACGGGATCGCGCGCTCGATGCGCTGA
- a CDS encoding PH domain-containing protein, translated as MDDRGGGNGPRRLSRPGGIEREDGSVEYRMSPATLFWSRFGRAFYAVNVAAIVASGDKGDPWLLILAGMFWLTFILLLDFGGANVVAEARGLEVRNILFAWHYPWAAVAGFDATDRLVVVRSDGRRTRCWAVQKANAAMMFNKDSRVDYVAAELDAFRTRVGIASDPGVSPSRRFRRFSRWELLQMFAVFPAIVVGAWWISVARR; from the coding sequence GTGGATGATCGCGGTGGCGGCAACGGACCCAGAAGACTGAGCCGACCCGGTGGCATCGAGAGGGAAGACGGATCCGTCGAGTACCGGATGTCGCCAGCAACCCTGTTCTGGAGCCGGTTTGGTCGAGCGTTCTATGCAGTCAATGTAGCTGCCATTGTCGCATCCGGCGACAAAGGAGATCCCTGGCTCTTGATTTTGGCGGGTATGTTCTGGCTCACCTTCATCCTTCTTCTCGACTTCGGTGGCGCCAATGTGGTTGCAGAGGCTAGAGGTCTCGAGGTACGTAACATTCTCTTCGCGTGGCACTACCCGTGGGCCGCGGTCGCGGGGTTTGATGCCACCGATCGACTGGTGGTTGTTCGTTCGGACGGGCGTCGGACGCGGTGCTGGGCCGTACAGAAGGCAAACGCCGCAATGATGTTCAACAAAGACTCTCGCGTGGACTATGTGGCGGCCGAGCTGGATGCGTTCCGGACTCGGGTGGGGATTGCCTCGGATCCGGGAGTGTCTCCGTCGCGGCGGTTTCGCCGGTTCAGTCGTTGGGAACTGCTTCAGATGTTCGCCGTGTTCCCGGCGATCGTCGTCGGGGCGTGGTGGATATCCGTTGCGCGACGATGA